DNA from Armatimonadota bacterium:
GTGATGAACCGCCTGCGGCGCATCCTCCCCCTCTGTCTCCTGCTGGTCTCCCTGAACGCGAACGCTGACCCCTTCTGCAGCATCGTCTGCCCGGATGGTTCCCTGCCGCTGGTCAAACAAGCCGCGACGGAGCTTTCTGGATACCTGGAGCGTCTGAGCCGGACACCCGTGCCGGTGGTCTCGCACGCCGCATCCGGGGACCGTGTGGTGCTGGAAATCACGCCGGATGAGGACGGGCTCGGGCCGGAAGGATACCGCATTCGGTCCGTTGACGCGCCTGCCGGTGCGGTCGTGACCATCACCGGTGCCACGGAGCAAGGCGTGCTCTTCGGCGCCTACCGGCTGCTGCAGGAGTACGGCATCGGGTTCTACTTCGACGGAGATGCGTTGCCCGCCTCGCCTCCCTCGGACTTCCTCCGACCGGAAGTTGACGGCTCGCCTGTCTTCGCGATCCGTGGGTCTCTTCCGTGGTACAACTTTCTCAACAGCCCGACCACCTGGGACGATCAGGACTTCCGGTTCTTCGCCGACCAGATCGTGCGCTCCGGGCAGAACTTCATCGGATTTCACAGCTACGACCACGAGCCTTTCGCGGCATACCAATATGACGGACAGGTCATCGGCGGCCAGCCGCTGATGACCACGGCGCGGCGGATCTGGGGCACATCGCCCCTTCGAGTGGACGACTTCGGGTTCGGAACAGGCCGGCTCTTCCCGGGGGAGTACTGGGGCAGCGATGTGGCGAGGCAGCCCGGTAGTCGCGAGGAGCGGATCACGGCGGCGAAGCAACTCCTCGCGAGGGGGTTGGAGTACGCCTCGGCGCGGGGTGTGCGCACGTGCCTGGGATTCGAGGTGGGTGGGGACCCGTCGAACCCGGCTGAGCAGCGGCGGTTCCGTGCCCGGCTGCTGCAACTGCTCAAGGACTACCCGATGCTGGACTACGTCTGGCTCTGGCAGCCCGAGGGGATGTCGATGCAGGGCAGCACGCCGCCTGCGCCGCGATCCCCCGCCGGCCGACTGTACCGGGAGTGGCAAGAGAGCTTCGGTGAAATCGAGGATCCCGCGCGGAAATGGGAGGGCATCCGGGTGGCGACGTACGCCCGGCTGGCCCGGGACCTGATGGATCACGCCGCGCCCCACGTCAAACTGGTCCTTTCGGGCTGGGGTGGGGACCACTGGCTCCATGTCTCCGATTACTTCCCGTGCTGGGACCGGGTCCTGGACAAGCGCATCATCTTCGCGGCCCTGGACGACATACGCGTTGGCCCCACGGTGAGCCGCAACTATGCACTGCCGCAAGATCGCGAGCGGTGGGCGATCCCCTGGTACGAGTACGATGGCGATCAATGGTTCCCGCAGGCCAATGTGCATATCTTCGCCGATACCGTGAGGGATGCGAGGGCGAAGGGTTGCCAGGGACTGCTGGGCATTCACTGGCGCACCAAGGAAGTGGGCGAATCTCAGGCATACGTAGCTCGTGCGGCCTGGCATCCGGAGCAGACGCTCGAGAGCTTCTATGCGGACTACGCTCGCCGACGGTTCGGGGAGGGACTGGCGGAGGAGATGGCGGCGATCCTGATCGAACTGGACGGCCTCGGGTACCGCTGGATCGGTGGGCCGGGACAGTCGGAATGCGGGGAGTTCGCCTGGTGCCATGCTCGGTCGCCCGAGAAGCAGGAGGCGCTGGCGGACCTGCGGGAGAGGCTGGTGGCAGCGCGGGGCCGATTGGATGAGACGGCGCCTTCCGGGGCTGTGGGAAGGCTTGATGACCTCCTGGCTACCCTTGATCGCGGACTGATGTTCAATCGGATCGCGGCACTCATGGTAGCCGACGGGCCGGTGGACCAAGCGCTGGATATGGACCCGCAGAACCCGGAGAGAGCGCAGCGCTGCGCCGCCATGCTTGTGGAACTGCGAGAGATGGACTTCGCGAAGATGCTGGGGATGTGGGCGAGCACGATCACGTCCCGGGGCGAAATGGGCGTGCTGGCCACCATCAACGGCAAGGCATTCGTGGACTACCGGGACAAGGTGGCCCGATTGCGGGAAGCATGCGGGCTGGATGCGGACACGAGCGACTTGTCGGCGGCTCCGGACGAAGGGAGCGGGATCATCAGCGACTATCAGCACAGCAGTATCGCCGCGGGATCGCCGCTGACGGTGCGCTGCGCGGCGTGGGACGGCGCAGGGGCGGCGAAGAGCGTGGCCCTGGAGTTCGCGACAGGTGGGGTCGATGGCTGGCAGTCGATCCCGATGGCGAACACGGAGCGCTGCGTGTTTGAAGCCACAATCCCGGGGGAGCGGGTGCAGGCCGGCTGGCTGCGCTACCGGATCGTTGCGCAGACCGGGTCGGGGGTGCTGCGCTGGCCCGAACTGCGCGGCGAACCCTTCCGGCAGGTGCATATCCATGGCCCCGGCGCGCTGGTGTCCCGACGCAATCAGGTGGATACGGCGATCCCGAGGATAGCCGTCTCGGTGGGGCTGGAGTGCCGGGTGCTGCCCTTCGGCGGAGTGGGCATCCGCTGGTTCGGAGCGCCAGGGATGGCCGAAGCAGTGATCGAACGCAGGACGGGAGCCGATGACTGGGTGCGTGTTTGCGAGAGTCTGGACCGTGCCTGCGATGACTTGGATGTGCCGGGCGATGCGGACCTGGAGTACCGCCTGCTGGACGACGAAGGCGAAGAAAGGGCGCGGTCAACCATCCGGACAGCCCGTGCGGTTGCCCCGGATGCGCCTGAGGACCTGGTGGCTCGGGCGGGAGTGAACAGCGTGCGGCTGCGGTGGGAAGGTGATGACCTGCGGGTCGTGCGGTACTCTGTGGAGCGGCGGGCCGGTCCTGACGGCGACTGGAGAGCGGTGACGGGGGCTGGTGGGGTTACCCCGCAAGGCTTTGGGCAGACGGGCTATACGGACCGGGTCACGGAGCCTGGAGACTACTCTTACCGGGTGCGTGCAGTGGGCGCAGGCGGCGTGGAATCCGGCCCGAGCGGCGTTGTAACGGTGCATCTGTCAGGGGAGATCCCCGCCCCGCTGCTGGACCTGGACTTCGGCGTCGGGAAGGGAATCGAGGACAGTGAAGATTTCGAGTTCACAGGACCCCACGACATTGGACGGGAGTTGGGCAGACAGTTCCTCCGCACCAATGGCGGGCTCACGGTCCCGTACTCCGATTCGATTGCAGTGAATGATGCCTTCACGGTCGCGGTGCGGTTTCGGCAGATTCGCAAGTCACCGATGCCGGTGCTCGTGTGCCAGGGCGCGTGGCAGGCGCCGGGGTACTTCGTGCAGTTGATCGGCCATGACCTGCGGTTCTACGTGAGCGGTGCGGGCTGCCTGGACGCGCGTTTCCAGCCCGAACTTGGGCGCTGGTACACCGTGGTCTGCGTGTATGACGGCGAGAGTCTCGCGTCCTTCGTGGACGGCCGGCTCATCGGGGAGCAGCCCGCTCGCCAGCCCTTCCAGCCCTCGGAGCGCCATTTCACGGTGGCACGGTATGACCAGATCGGTCCCGACTGGACTTTCACCGGTGATATTGACTTTGTGCGGCTGTATGGGGAGGCCATCGAGCCGTGGATGGTCTTGCGCGGTTCCGTGGGCCAGGGCGCGGGACTGGAGTTGGAGTGGTCCGGGGAGTCGGTGACCGTGGATGGCGAGCCCGTGGTATGGCATCAGCAACCGTGGATCGTGGAGACAGGTGAGGGGCGCGCTGTTGACCTGCGCGGGGGACTCACGGTGCCCTTCACCGCTTGGCCGGGGGACCGGTTCGAGATCGAGACGCGCTTTTCATTGCGAAGTCTGGAGGGCATGCCGGTCCTGCTGGTGCAGGGCCTGTGGCCTGATGAAGGCTACATGCTGCAGGTGCTCGATCGCCGGATACGCTGGCACGTGAGCGGCGTGGGGTCGCTGGACTGCGGGCCGGAACTGGACACTGGGCGCTGGTACCGGGTGAGATGCATCTTCGACCGGGGACTGCAACAGGTGTTCCTGGACGGCGAGAAGGTGGGCGAGAGTCGGGGCGCACCGTGGATGGCCCCCTCCCTGCGGCCTTTGCGCGTGGGGCGCTACGAGACCGACGAAGCCGTGTACCGCGTGGACGGCTTCATGGGCCCGGTGAGGATCGCGCCTCTCAGCGAGCATGCACCTGGTTGATGGCCACATCAGACAAGGAGACGCCCTGTACGTGTCGAATCAGATACTGTTCGACCCCGTTTTTTCGCATAGGGGACCACAAGCCGGGGGCATACCCGCCGAGGGAGGACGTAGCCGTGCGCCGGGAGACTCTATCCGCTTTGCTGGCTCTTCTCACTGCCGTCATCTGCCAGGTTCGCGCAGACGCATGGGCGATCAACGCCCACATCTACCAGGCATGCATCATCTATGAAGACATCGCTGACGACGGGAGTGTGTCGATCCAACGGGTTATTCACAATGATGATGGCACGATTGCGACCGAGCCGCTCTGCGACATTGCCGTGCCGGAGCATCTGCGCGAGGCTATCTTGCAGTGCCCGCAGGAGTTCCGGGCTGGAAGCTGCTGCGCCGATATCTACCCGGACATGTACATCGGTCAGAGCATCATCCACCCGTACATTCCAGGGCAGTACTGGCGAGCCATCGACTGGGCGAAGCACGTAGTCAGGGAGGCCCGGGACTACGACGACGATGACTGGGCGCACAAACGCGCCCTGGCTTTCGCGGCGGGCTGGCTGGTGCACGTGGGCGGTGATGCCATCGGCCACACCTGGGTCAACGGGTACTCGGGCGGCGCCTGGGACTGGGGCGACATGGGCATTGTCTCGAAGCACGTCGCCCTGGAGTCCTACGTGAACTCGCGCCTTCCGGGAGCGATGGACGGCAGTATCTCTCCCAATCTCGAGTTGAATGCTGACCCCTGCTTCGTCCGTGACACGCTCATGCTGCACGAGGACATCTATCCTGCGCTGGTCACTGCCGGGTACATGACTTTCCTCATTGACTACCGCAACGCTTTCCGGTCGGCGGAGAACAAGTGCGAAGACTACATGGATGACTGGTGGAACGCCCTCTCGTGGGGTGTGGAGCCGGTGGAAGAGTGGCTGGAATACCAGAGGGAAGGTTCCGAGGAATGCCTCAAGGAGTGGGCGGAGACCAGTACCAATATCGGGCGCGATGTATCCTCGGGCAACTTCCTCCCGGTGCCGGGGAGAGTAACGGACTGGGCCACCAAGTGGACGGCGCGGCTTGTCCTGGGCATCCCGCAGATCATCCTCGATGTTATCGACTGGCTGGGCGCGCCCATCGACTGGGTCATGCAGCCGCTGCAGGATGCGCTCATGGATATGGCCGAGAGCATCTACAACCAGCTCTTGAGGGACACTTTCGAGGAGATCGTGAACCCGGAGCAGTTCATCCTTGCCACGCATGGGGAGGAAGTCCGGCAGAAAGTTGACCTGGAGATGGGCGTCACGGCAGACCACCCCGAGATGAACTGGCCCGAGTTCGTGCCCTTCTACGACTCGGTGACACTGGGCAAGCTATCGCTGCTTGACAAGGCCGGCGTGGACCAGCTCAGCGCCGCGATCGGGTATCCGATTCCCATGGCGGATGACGAGGACAACGTGCTGTGGGAGTGTGTCAACAGCATGGATGCTTCGAACCAGCTTGCGCTGTACCCCAAGTTTCGGCTGCTGGAGACAGACGAGATCACCGATCAGGTGTACCGCCAGCTATTCAAGGGCGACCCATTCCAGGCGCCGCCATCGGCCTTTGACGCGGCCCACATTCTCGCCTATCGGGACATGAACGATCCGGACCTGATGACCTTCATTCTTCCGTTGAAAGACCCGATGAGCGATCAGCACCGAGCCGTGGCTTACGTGTACCAGGCCCATGAGACCGGAGGCGCGCCACATCGTGTCCCGTTCTTCGAGGCAAGCATCGCTACCCATGGAACGGAGAACCGGATGACGGACCCGGTGGTGTGCTCCTTCAGGAACGAGACTGGCGGGACTGTGAAACTCCATTTCGCCACCGCTGCGCCAATGGAGGGAAGCACGGAGTTGGTGGAGGATCGCGGAGTGGATGTGAGTTACGGGCCAGCGGACTGGACGCCAGAGGACTTGCTCCCCGGAAACGCACAGGTCGACACGCAGGCCATGGAGCAGTTCTTGAGCAACCTTCAGCAGAGCATGGCCCAGGCCGCGCAGCAACAGGGCCCGAACACTCAGACGGCGGGAATGATGCAGCAGCAAGCCGAATTGATGGCGCAGGCTGTGCAGAACATACAACAGCTCAACGCCCAGGGTGGCTACCAGGGCGCGATGGCGGCGGCTCAGCAGAACTGGCAATCCGAACCGCTGGTGGTGTCCTCGCAGATCCTTGATCAGACCTTCGCCGAAGCCGGCTTGCCGATGCCCATGCCGCCCGATGACGCGCCGCTGTCTGACGAGGTGCGCGAACTGCTGGCGACCCGGCGCAATGTGCTGGGGACCGTTCTCGACGAGACCGGACAACCGGTGCAGCACGCGGCAGTAACCATGGTGAAGGACGAGACCCTCGCGAGACTGCGCTCCGGGTCAGGGATCCCGCTGGTGCCCCTGAGCGAATGGGCATACCAGGTCTACTACCTCGGGCGGACCAATGAGAAAGGCCAGTTCATTTTGCCCGCCTGCACGTCCGGTCCGCACACGCTGATTGCCAGTGCGCCGGGGCAGGCGAAAGCGCAGAGGCAGGTGGACATCCAGATCACGGACTGCCGCGCAATCGTGCTGGACCCGATCGAGCTTGTTCCTGCGCAGGATGCGAGTGACCAGTCGGGTGGCTACGATACGGGGCAGCACCGCGCGTACCCCGATCTCATGCTCACGCTGGAGCCGCGGGTGATTTCCTACGACCAAGCGGGGAAGGATGGGACCGTCAGGGCCACCCTCACCCTTCGTCCATTGGGAGGGTTCGCCGCCCCTGTGGTCTTGAGTGCCGAAGGCCTGCCTCCGGGAGTGACCGCACGGTTCTCGACCAATCCGGTGGTCGCGGACAGTCTCGCAACCGTCCAGGTGACCTTCAGTGCAGCGAAGAAACTGGCGGGCAGGCCCGTGCAGGCGATGATCCGCGCCGTCGGCGGCGGTCTGGAGCGCGAGGCCAAGGTCATTCTCGCGATGTCAAGCGGTGAACTCGTCACCGAACCTTCGTCGGTAACGCTGCGGGCAGGTGGGAAGACCACTGTTCGCCTCACGTGGAAATCCCCGGCGGAAGGCGGCCAGGCGGTCAGGTTGACCCTGGGTAAAGCACCGGCAAACGTATGGGTCAAGGCCGATACAATCCGCGGCCACCAGCATGTTCCGCCGCTGAAGCTCATCGGACTCACACAGG
Protein-coding regions in this window:
- a CDS encoding carboxypeptidase regulatory-like domain-containing protein, which codes for MRRETLSALLALLTAVICQVRADAWAINAHIYQACIIYEDIADDGSVSIQRVIHNDDGTIATEPLCDIAVPEHLREAILQCPQEFRAGSCCADIYPDMYIGQSIIHPYIPGQYWRAIDWAKHVVREARDYDDDDWAHKRALAFAAGWLVHVGGDAIGHTWVNGYSGGAWDWGDMGIVSKHVALESYVNSRLPGAMDGSISPNLELNADPCFVRDTLMLHEDIYPALVTAGYMTFLIDYRNAFRSAENKCEDYMDDWWNALSWGVEPVEEWLEYQREGSEECLKEWAETSTNIGRDVSSGNFLPVPGRVTDWATKWTARLVLGIPQIILDVIDWLGAPIDWVMQPLQDALMDMAESIYNQLLRDTFEEIVNPEQFILATHGEEVRQKVDLEMGVTADHPEMNWPEFVPFYDSVTLGKLSLLDKAGVDQLSAAIGYPIPMADDEDNVLWECVNSMDASNQLALYPKFRLLETDEITDQVYRQLFKGDPFQAPPSAFDAAHILAYRDMNDPDLMTFILPLKDPMSDQHRAVAYVYQAHETGGAPHRVPFFEASIATHGTENRMTDPVVCSFRNETGGTVKLHFATAAPMEGSTELVEDRGVDVSYGPADWTPEDLLPGNAQVDTQAMEQFLSNLQQSMAQAAQQQGPNTQTAGMMQQQAELMAQAVQNIQQLNAQGGYQGAMAAAQQNWQSEPLVVSSQILDQTFAEAGLPMPMPPDDAPLSDEVRELLATRRNVLGTVLDETGQPVQHAAVTMVKDETLARLRSGSGIPLVPLSEWAYQVYYLGRTNEKGQFILPACTSGPHTLIASAPGQAKAQRQVDIQITDCRAIVLDPIELVPAQDASDQSGGYDTGQHRAYPDLMLTLEPRVISYDQAGKDGTVRATLTLRPLGGFAAPVVLSAEGLPPGVTARFSTNPVVADSLATVQVTFSAAKKLAGRPVQAMIRAVGGGLEREAKVILAMSSGELVTEPSSVTLRAGGKTTVRLTWKSPAEGGQAVRLTLGKAPANVWVKADTIRGHQHVPPLKLIGLTQADAEKARLALLPEVPTMERPMPTPQPIPQATLQRGPAEAPFKGILLGPDGWVDLLIAVGANVPAGTLKIPVKCELGNRVTSDTLTVTVQ